A single window of Lentilitoribacter sp. Alg239-R112 DNA harbors:
- the hutI gene encoding imidazolonepropionase, translating to MQILLHNLTAATMSLDGPYGLIEDAAIFIEDGKIAWVGHQMDAPKNSAEPIDLEGRTVTPALIDCHTHLIYGGNRAKEFEMRLLGASYEEIARAGGGINSTVSATRNANEDELVALALPRLDALLAEGVSTIEIKSGYGLSLESELSMLRAARRLATLRPVRIKTSFLAAHAVPKEYIDRADAYIDEVCIPALAAAHEEGLVDAVDGFCEGIAFNTAQISRVFDAAHNLGLPVKLHAEQLSHMGGTQLASSRGALSADHLEYATEEDAKAMAESGTVATILPGAYYTLRETKQPPIQAFRTHGVDMAVATDANPGSSPMCSLLLAKNMACTMFKMTPEETLRGATINAARALGLTDCGTLTKGNRADLAIWNISHPSELAYRIGFNPLHSRVFNGKHIL from the coding sequence ATGCAAATATTGCTGCACAATTTAACCGCTGCAACCATGTCCTTGGACGGCCCATATGGACTGATCGAAGATGCGGCAATCTTTATTGAAGACGGTAAAATTGCATGGGTCGGTCACCAAATGGATGCACCAAAGAACAGTGCAGAACCGATAGACTTGGAAGGTCGCACCGTTACGCCCGCTTTGATCGATTGCCACACACATCTGATCTATGGTGGGAATCGCGCCAAAGAATTTGAGATGCGTTTGCTCGGGGCAAGCTATGAAGAGATTGCACGCGCCGGCGGCGGCATTAACTCCACGGTATCCGCGACCAGAAATGCCAACGAAGACGAACTTGTTGCATTGGCACTTCCTCGTCTGGATGCTCTGCTGGCCGAAGGGGTCAGCACCATCGAAATCAAATCCGGTTACGGCCTATCGCTTGAAAGTGAGCTTTCAATGCTTCGCGCCGCACGCCGCCTTGCAACCTTGCGCCCGGTGCGTATTAAAACAAGTTTTCTTGCCGCTCATGCCGTTCCAAAAGAGTATATTGATCGAGCAGATGCCTACATAGATGAGGTCTGCATACCTGCCCTCGCTGCGGCCCATGAAGAAGGATTGGTCGATGCTGTTGATGGGTTTTGCGAAGGCATAGCCTTTAACACAGCCCAGATAAGTCGAGTTTTTGATGCAGCACACAATCTAGGTCTACCGGTCAAACTGCACGCAGAGCAGCTCAGCCATATGGGTGGCACCCAATTGGCTTCGTCCCGTGGCGCACTATCGGCAGATCATTTGGAATATGCGACGGAAGAGGACGCGAAAGCGATGGCAGAATCAGGCACCGTCGCAACGATTTTGCCCGGCGCATATTATACGTTGCGTGAAACCAAACAGCCACCCATCCAAGCGTTTCGCACTCATGGAGTGGATATGGCGGTTGCAACAGATGCCAATCCTGGCTCATCTCCCATGTGCTCCTTGCTTTTGGCAAAAAACATGGCTTGCACAATGTTCAAAATGACACCGGAAGAGACTTTGCGTGGCGCAACCATAAATGCAGCACGTGCATTGGGACTAACAGACTGCGGAACCCTTACAAAAGGCAATCGCGCAGACCTTGCCATTTGGAATATCTCACATCCATCCGAACTTGCTTATCG